A genomic segment from Nicotiana tabacum cultivar K326 chromosome 7, ASM71507v2, whole genome shotgun sequence encodes:
- the LOC107820446 gene encoding uncharacterized protein LOC107820446 isoform X1 translates to MTTVAPAPTCGPKLESLSHIDISKLSQSELHALSLCSDSAYDLRRTNDVVIPQLDRSLFNESAGSRRQTYSRLRHQHHRSRVPGLHPSTSKPKPPSSSDPENHSIMHFLKFFIHNPNSDTPPPPPPPLPPPPLPPPITQPAISGVQEKTLLLMNDREKNRKRGRKAKDKMKLKENDVGVEVEIVNKNGEVVDLKKLENNGDELYSGELEKRTAGLQSEEEVLGFVRDLEGAWCSRRKRRKYVDASGFGDTLPVGWKLLLALRRRDGRVWVYCRRYVSPTSQQFISCKEASSYLRSHFSSGEANQLTQQADDTVSKSVSNFRSNTSLVLSTDIQENSHSLQEGDLAKHGIVAHSVVPSSSTLDLRGNEISLMDMDNLPEVKVQDIFECYKCNLTFEEKNAYLQHLFSFHQRTTRRYRVGPSVGDGVIIRDGKYECQFCHKVFEERRSYNGHVGVHVRNNARGTVDVSAAVAADKRVQSPHQDGLLLGTCKMDSLIEIAQNSVVETSSARAAMKVSSMPSSTTMNFDGSMPTNIDQVVRPTADTGLSDARDFKAETCHEQGRNQPDKTCMEVDKDKSGEILANNFYPRVISTNDSEQPESDEAKEAGSDKPMVGLGKKQMEENDDLLSGTMELTFQEIASQNALTSSSVSMVQSLHNDSEHSEDAGIKKDGTDKVAAGNGNSLTKANDVESETMELTFQENATLNRTTSSSVSMAQLFRSDSEHSESDDMKKDENKLAIGLGNNLTKANNEVESETMEFTLQQNASQDGLASFSEPMVQSFHNFTGILSGSSKDNGEFSAIGQNLDSETGFDELRLDEIEHFKYSFDIGHASSSLPSVSIGLGNDARMEEVFASVEFDSGGIILNMEEPDQLSTVCVWCRAEFQLEAYDTEAHSDSIGFMCPDCKAKISGHLEGGLSMSPHNF, encoded by the exons ATGACGACAGTTGCACCCGCACCCACTTGTGGGCCCAAGCTAGAATCACTATCCCACATAGACATCAGCAAACTTTCCCAATCCGAGCTCCACGCACTTTCCCTTTGCTCCGACTCAGCTTACGACCTCCGGCGTACAAACGACGTCGTTATTCCTCAGCTTGATCGTTCCCTCTTCAATGAATCCGCCGGAAGTCGCCGTCAAACCTACTCCCGTCTCCGCCACCAGCACCACCGTTCTCGCGTGCCTGGTCTTCACCCTTCCACTTCTAAACCcaaacccccttcttcttctgACCCTGAAAATCACTCAATTATGCATttccttaaattcttcatccACAATCCTAATTCTGACACTCCACCACCTCCTCCGCCACCGCTTCCGCCACCACCTCTTCCTCCTCCGATAACACAGCCGGCTATTTCTGGGGTTCAAGAAAAAACCCTACTTTTAATGAATGATCGTGAGAAAAATAGGAAGAGAGGACGTAAAGCTAAGGATAAAATGAAATTGAAAGAGAATGATGTTGGGGTTGAAGTGGAAATTGTAAATAAAAATGGCGAGGTGGTGGATTTAAAAAAATTGGAGAATAACGGGGATGAATTGTACAGCGGAGAATTGGAGAAAAGGACAGCTGGATTACAGAGTGAAGAAGAGGTACTTGGGTTTGTAAGGGATTTGGAGGGGGCGTGGTGTAGCAGAAGGAAGAGGAGGAAATATGTTGATGCTAGTGGATTTGGCGATACATTGCCTGTTGGTTGGAAGCTCTTGTTAGCCCTGCGAAGACGCGATGGTCGTGTCTGGGTTTACTGCCGTAGATATGTCAG TCCTACTAGCCAGCAGTTTATATCATGCAAAGAGGCTTCATCATACTTGCGGTCCCATTTTTCGTCTGGTGAAGCAAACCAGCTTACTCAGCAGGCTGATGACACTGTTTCTAAAAGTGTAAGTAACTTCCGTAGTAACACCAGTTTGGTGTTGTCAACAGACATTCAAGAAaattcacattctcttcaagaaGGTGATTTGGCGAAGCATGGCATAGTTGCACATTCAGTTGTACCCAGTTCATCTACTCTAGACCTACGTGGCAATGAAATTTCCTTGATGGATATGGATAATCTCCCTGAGGTTAAAGTTCAAGACATTTTTGAATGTTATAAATGCAACTTGACATTTGAAGAAAAGAATGCATATTTGCAGCATCTGTTCTCATTTCACCAGCGGACTACAAGAAGGTATAGGGTTGGGCCATCTGTAGGTGATGGAGTCATAATTAGAGATGGAAAATATGAATGCCAGTTCTGCCATAAGGTATTTGAAGAAAGGCGTAGTTACAATGGTCATGTTGGAGTCCATGTGAGAAACAATGCAAGAGGTACCGTGGATGTATCTGCTGCTGTTGCAGCAGACAAGCGTGTTCAGTCTCCACATCAAGATGGGTTGCTTTTAGGGACATGTAAAATGGATTCTTTAATTGAAATTGCCCAAAATTCAGTTGTAGAAACTTCTAGTGCTAGAGCTGCGATGAAGGTCAGCAGCATGCCATCTAGTACGACAATGAACTTCGATGGAAGTATGCCTACCAACATTGACCAAGTTGTGAGGCCAACCGCTGATACTGGATTGTCAGATGCCAGGGATTTTAAAGCTGAAACATGTCATGAACAAGGCAGAAATCAGCCTGATAAAACCTGCATGGAAGTAGATAAAGATAAGAGTGGTGAGATTTTGGCCAACAACTTCTATCCGAGAGTGATTTCAACCAATGATTCTGAGCAGCCTGAGAGTGATGAAGCAAAGGAGGCTGGAAGTGACAAGCCAATGGTGGGCCTGGGAAAAAAGCAGATGGAAGAAAATGATGATCTTCTATCAGGGACCATGGAACTAACTTTTCAGGAAATTGCTAGTCAGAATGCGTTAACCAGCTCTTCAGTGTCTATGGTGCAGTCATTGCATAATGATTCAGAGCACTCTGAGGATGCTGGCATAAAGAAGGATGGCACTGATAAGGTAGCAGCGGGTAATGGAAACAGCCTGACTAAAGCAAATGATGTTGAATCAGAAACTATGGAACTGACTTTTCAGGAAAATGCTACTCTGAATAGGACAACAAGCTCCTCAGTGTCTATGGCGCAACTATTTCGTAGTGATTCTGAGCACTCTGAGAGTGATGACATGAAGAAGGATGAGAATAAGCTAGCAATTGGTCTTGGAAACAACCTGACTAAAGCAAATAATGAAGTTGAATCCGAGActatggaattcactcttcagcAAAATGCTAGTCAAGATGGGTTAGCTAGCTTTTCAGAGCCTATGGTGCAATCATTCCACAACTTTACTGGCATTCTTTCAGGATCAAGTAAG GACAATGGTGAATTTTCTGCTATTGGTCAGAATCTGGATAGTGAAACAGGGTTTGACGAGCTTAGGCTGGATGAGATAGAACACTTCAAATATAGCTTTGATATTGGTCATGCATCTTCATCTTTACCATCTGTTTCTATTGGGTTGGGTAATGATGCAAGGATGGAAGAGGTTTTTGCATCAGTTGAATTTGATTCTGGAGGAATCATCTTAAACATGGAAGAACCAGATCAGCTCTCAACAGTATGTGTGTGGTGCAGAGCAGAGTTCCAGCTTGAAGCTTATGATACAGAAGCTCATTCGGATTCAATTGGATTTATGTGTCCAGACTGCAAGGCTAAAATATCCGGACATCTGGAGGGTGGTCTTTCCATGAGTCCTCACAATTTCTAA
- the LOC107820448 gene encoding metacaspase-1-like isoform X1, with the protein MMSMACQKCRLPLTQPPHSQRLRCECSNLIHLGNSDRSLQVQERGRISSRVRRFQDKFRRNRSRTKSLSPSPSVSPRLSLIFTKPPPSGKRAFLCGVTYKKEKFRLRGTLHDVNSMRDLLVQKFNFSDESILILAEEEAYKPPTRRNILEAFKWLMADLKSGDSLVFYFSGHGLRQPDFNDDETDGFDETICPLDFRTKGMIIDNAINDILVKPLISGVTLHAIIDSCHSGTVLDLPWVYKENGWADNRPRSGANKSTSGGRAISFSACKDNQLAADTSAFSAEKTMTGAMTCTFIRALREKPDISYQGLLDYMRTAIEKVNNARCPLLKVFQRKIDQEPVLSSSDKFDTNTKFKL; encoded by the exons ATGATGTCTATGGCATGTCAAAAATGTCGTCTGCCACTGACACAGCCACCACATAGTCAACGGCTTCGTTGTGAGTGTAGCAATTTGATTCATCTAGGCAATAGTGATAGGTCACTGCAGGTCCAAGAACGCGGTAGGATCAGTTCTAGAGTGAGAAGATTTCAGGATAAATTTAGGAGAAATAGATCAAGAACTAAAAGTCTATCCCCTTCTCCTAGTGTTAGTCCTCGTTTATCTCTCATTTTCACAAAGCCACCACCGAGCGGGAAGCGCGCATTCCTTTGTGGAGTGACTTACAAGAAGGAGAAGTTCAGGCTCAGAGGAACATTGCATGATGTAAACAGCATGAGGGACTTGCTggtccaaaaatttaacttttcaGATGAATCTATTCTCATTCTAGCAG AAGAAGAGGCGTATAAACCTCCAACCAGGAGAAACATATTAGAGGCTTTCAAGTGGCTGATGGCAGACCTTAAATCAGGTGACTCGTTGGTGTTCTACTTCTCAGGACATGGCTTACGACAACCTGATTTTAATGACGATGAAACAGATGGTTTTGATGAAACAATATGTCCTCTTGACTTTAGGACTAAAGGCATGATCATCGATAATGCCATCAATGATATTCTTGTTAAGCCTCTCATTTCTGGTGTCACACTTCATGCTATCATTGACTCTTGTCATAGTGGAACTGTTCTCGACTTACCTTGGGTCTACAAAGA GAATGGATGGGCTGATAACAGACCCCGATCCGGCGCTAATAAGAGCACGAGTGGTGGAAGGGCCATTAGTTTCAGTGCTTGCAAGGATAATCAACTAGCCGCAGATACCTCT GCTTTCTCTGCTGAAAAAACTATGACTGGTGCTATGACTTGCACATTTATTAGAGCTCTCAGGGAAAAGCCAGATATATCATACCAAGGGTTACTTGATTATATGCGCACGGCCATCGAAAAGGTCAACAATGCTAGATGTCCACTGCTGAAGGTATTCCAACGCAAGATAGACCAG GAACCAGTGTTATCATCTTCTGACAAATTTGACACTAATACAAAGTTCAAGCTCTAA
- the LOC107820450 gene encoding uncharacterized protein LOC107820450 has protein sequence MRFLGPQISHYCHLPPSSSGEFSAMTESSSSSIAPLLLRNILTSAFIFADKPFFLLAEKYKLLEFIRWFLIQSFLFFLKLFPSGEYDNSYPLKPQKGEIYSPAAVGGGGGESGISRALTQVLSIVNDIPVSSRKYEVVRSLAERLIDENLLEGNEALREVNCAALSAAFTRTLGQLESAVAAEEGGIASGGDGGDYIGKLGRGLRAIRYYGDVVWQRRRARNQLRQFGCSAEKLAAELLWLAQKMAACGCVDEAVYMWASASQLAWLSLSAEARLQGSLVKLSAFLFKKAREIGKDAEDEESTKEHLRRTNMNMLMSWLPLLCRASNGTDTPVLSISERAELERVLEQIIGTLEQEEEQEKVLSLWLHHFTYCPSSDWPNLHDCYTRWCTASRKLLLH, from the exons ATGCGTTTTCTTGGCCCTCAAATTTCTCATTATTGTCATTTACCACCCAGCAGTTCAGGCGAATTTTCCGCCATGACGGAGAGCAGTTCTTCCTCCATAGCCCCTTTGCTTTTGAGAAACATATTAACATCTGCTTTTATCTTCGCTGATAAACCCTTCTTCCTCTTAGCAGAAAAATACAAACTTCTCGAATTTATACGTTGGTTCCTTATTCaatcttttctcttctttcttaaactttttccATCTGGAGAATATGACAACAGCTACCCTTTGAAGCCTCAAAAGGGGGAGATTTATTCTCCGGCAGCCGTGGGAGGCGGCGGTGGAGAGTCGGGGATATCGAGAGCGTTGACGCAAGTGTTGTCAATTGTGAATGATATTCCGGTGAGTTCAAGGAAATATGAGGTCGTGAGATCACTGGCCGAGAGGCTAATTGATGAGAATCTGTTGGAGGGTAACGAAGCATTAAGGGAAGTGAATTGCGCCGCCTTGTCGGCGGCTTTTACGAGGACACTTGGTCAGCTTGAATCCGCCGTGGCGGCGGAAGAAGGCGGAATTGCGTCCGGTGGGGATGGTGGCGATTACATCGGTAAGTTGGGCCGCGGATTGAGGGCGATTAGGTATTATGGTGACGTTGTGTGGCAGCGGCGTAGGGCGAGGAACCAGCTGAGACAATTCGGATGCTCGGCTGAGAAGTTGGCGGCGGAGTTGCTGTGGTTGGCTCAGAAGATGGCAGCTTGTGGTTGTGTTGATGAAGCTGTTTATATGTGGGCTTCGGCTTCACAGTTGGCTTGGCTTTCTCTTTCTGCTGAGGCGCGGCTTCAGGGGTCTCTTGTTAAACTTTCAG CTTTCTTATTCAAGAAAGCCAGAGAAATAGGAAAAGATGCAGAGGATGAAGAAAGTACGAAAGAACATCTAAGGCGGACAAACATGAACATGTTGATGTCATGGCTGCCATTGCTATGCCGAGCAAGCAATGGCACAGACACTCCAGTCTTGAGCATTAGCGAAAGGGCTGAGCTTGAAAGAGTATTGGAGCAGATCATTGGAACATTGGAACAAGAAGAGGAGCAAGAAAAGGTCTTGTCCCTCTGGCTTCACCATTTTACCTATTGCCCTTCTTCTGACTGGCCAAACCTCCATGATTGCTACACCCGCTGGTGCACAGCTTCTCGTAAGCTCTTGCTTCACTGA
- the LOC107820448 gene encoding metacaspase-1-like isoform X2 has translation MMSMACQKCRLPLTQPPHSQRLRCECSNLIHLGNSDRSLQVQERGRISSRVRRFQDKFRRNRSRTKSLSPSPSVSPRLSLIFTKPPPSGKRAFLCGVTYKKEKFRLRGTLHDVNSMRDLLVQKFNFSDESILILAEEEAYKPPTRRNILEAFKWLMADLKSGDSLVFYFSGHGLRQPDFNDDETDGFDETICPLDFRTKGMIIDNAINDILVKPLISGVTLHAIIDSCHSGTVLDLPWVYKEPRSGANKSTSGGRAISFSACKDNQLAADTSAFSAEKTMTGAMTCTFIRALREKPDISYQGLLDYMRTAIEKVNNARCPLLKVFQRKIDQEPVLSSSDKFDTNTKFKL, from the exons ATGATGTCTATGGCATGTCAAAAATGTCGTCTGCCACTGACACAGCCACCACATAGTCAACGGCTTCGTTGTGAGTGTAGCAATTTGATTCATCTAGGCAATAGTGATAGGTCACTGCAGGTCCAAGAACGCGGTAGGATCAGTTCTAGAGTGAGAAGATTTCAGGATAAATTTAGGAGAAATAGATCAAGAACTAAAAGTCTATCCCCTTCTCCTAGTGTTAGTCCTCGTTTATCTCTCATTTTCACAAAGCCACCACCGAGCGGGAAGCGCGCATTCCTTTGTGGAGTGACTTACAAGAAGGAGAAGTTCAGGCTCAGAGGAACATTGCATGATGTAAACAGCATGAGGGACTTGCTggtccaaaaatttaacttttcaGATGAATCTATTCTCATTCTAGCAG AAGAAGAGGCGTATAAACCTCCAACCAGGAGAAACATATTAGAGGCTTTCAAGTGGCTGATGGCAGACCTTAAATCAGGTGACTCGTTGGTGTTCTACTTCTCAGGACATGGCTTACGACAACCTGATTTTAATGACGATGAAACAGATGGTTTTGATGAAACAATATGTCCTCTTGACTTTAGGACTAAAGGCATGATCATCGATAATGCCATCAATGATATTCTTGTTAAGCCTCTCATTTCTGGTGTCACACTTCATGCTATCATTGACTCTTGTCATAGTGGAACTGTTCTCGACTTACCTTGGGTCTACAAAGA ACCCCGATCCGGCGCTAATAAGAGCACGAGTGGTGGAAGGGCCATTAGTTTCAGTGCTTGCAAGGATAATCAACTAGCCGCAGATACCTCT GCTTTCTCTGCTGAAAAAACTATGACTGGTGCTATGACTTGCACATTTATTAGAGCTCTCAGGGAAAAGCCAGATATATCATACCAAGGGTTACTTGATTATATGCGCACGGCCATCGAAAAGGTCAACAATGCTAGATGTCCACTGCTGAAGGTATTCCAACGCAAGATAGACCAG GAACCAGTGTTATCATCTTCTGACAAATTTGACACTAATACAAAGTTCAAGCTCTAA
- the LOC107820446 gene encoding uncharacterized protein LOC107820446 isoform X2 — MTTVAPAPTCGPKLESLSHIDISKLSQSELHALSLCSDSAYDLRRTNDVVIPQLDRSLFNESAGSRRQTYSRLRHQHHRSRVPGLHPSTSKPKPPSSSDPENHSIMHFLKFFIHNPNSDTPPPPPPPLPPPPLPPPITQPAISGVQEKTLLLMNDREKNRKRGRKAKDKMKLKENDVGVEVEIVNKNGEVVDLKKLENNGDELYSGELEKRTAGLQSEEEVLGFVRDLEGAWCSRRKRRKYVDASGFGDTLPVGWKLLLALRRRDGRVWVYCRRYVSPTSQQFISCKEASSYLRSHFSSGEANQLTQQADDTVSKSVSNFRSNTSLVLSTDIQENSHSLQEGDLAKHGIVAHSVVPSSSTLDLRGNEISLMDMDNLPEVKVQDIFECYKCNLTFEEKNAYLQHLFSFHQRTTRRYRVGPSVGDGVIIRDGKYECQFCHKVFEERRSYNGHVGVHVRNNARGTVDVSAAVAADKRVQSPHQDGLLLGTCKMDSLIEIAQNSVVETSSARAAMKVSSMPSSTTMNFDGSMPTNIDQVVRPTADTGLSDARDFKAETCHEQGRNQPDKTCMEVDKDKSGEILANNFYPRVISTNDSEQPESDEAKEAGSDKPMVGLGKKQMEENDDLLSGTMELTFQEIASQNALTSSSVSMVQSLHNDSEHSEDAGIKKDGTDKVAAGNGNSLTKANDVESETMELTFQENATLNRTTSSSVSMAQLFRSDSEHSESDDMKKDENKLAIGLGNNLTKANNEVESETMEFTLQQNASQDGLASFSEPMVQSFHNFTGILSGSRQW, encoded by the exons ATGACGACAGTTGCACCCGCACCCACTTGTGGGCCCAAGCTAGAATCACTATCCCACATAGACATCAGCAAACTTTCCCAATCCGAGCTCCACGCACTTTCCCTTTGCTCCGACTCAGCTTACGACCTCCGGCGTACAAACGACGTCGTTATTCCTCAGCTTGATCGTTCCCTCTTCAATGAATCCGCCGGAAGTCGCCGTCAAACCTACTCCCGTCTCCGCCACCAGCACCACCGTTCTCGCGTGCCTGGTCTTCACCCTTCCACTTCTAAACCcaaacccccttcttcttctgACCCTGAAAATCACTCAATTATGCATttccttaaattcttcatccACAATCCTAATTCTGACACTCCACCACCTCCTCCGCCACCGCTTCCGCCACCACCTCTTCCTCCTCCGATAACACAGCCGGCTATTTCTGGGGTTCAAGAAAAAACCCTACTTTTAATGAATGATCGTGAGAAAAATAGGAAGAGAGGACGTAAAGCTAAGGATAAAATGAAATTGAAAGAGAATGATGTTGGGGTTGAAGTGGAAATTGTAAATAAAAATGGCGAGGTGGTGGATTTAAAAAAATTGGAGAATAACGGGGATGAATTGTACAGCGGAGAATTGGAGAAAAGGACAGCTGGATTACAGAGTGAAGAAGAGGTACTTGGGTTTGTAAGGGATTTGGAGGGGGCGTGGTGTAGCAGAAGGAAGAGGAGGAAATATGTTGATGCTAGTGGATTTGGCGATACATTGCCTGTTGGTTGGAAGCTCTTGTTAGCCCTGCGAAGACGCGATGGTCGTGTCTGGGTTTACTGCCGTAGATATGTCAG TCCTACTAGCCAGCAGTTTATATCATGCAAAGAGGCTTCATCATACTTGCGGTCCCATTTTTCGTCTGGTGAAGCAAACCAGCTTACTCAGCAGGCTGATGACACTGTTTCTAAAAGTGTAAGTAACTTCCGTAGTAACACCAGTTTGGTGTTGTCAACAGACATTCAAGAAaattcacattctcttcaagaaGGTGATTTGGCGAAGCATGGCATAGTTGCACATTCAGTTGTACCCAGTTCATCTACTCTAGACCTACGTGGCAATGAAATTTCCTTGATGGATATGGATAATCTCCCTGAGGTTAAAGTTCAAGACATTTTTGAATGTTATAAATGCAACTTGACATTTGAAGAAAAGAATGCATATTTGCAGCATCTGTTCTCATTTCACCAGCGGACTACAAGAAGGTATAGGGTTGGGCCATCTGTAGGTGATGGAGTCATAATTAGAGATGGAAAATATGAATGCCAGTTCTGCCATAAGGTATTTGAAGAAAGGCGTAGTTACAATGGTCATGTTGGAGTCCATGTGAGAAACAATGCAAGAGGTACCGTGGATGTATCTGCTGCTGTTGCAGCAGACAAGCGTGTTCAGTCTCCACATCAAGATGGGTTGCTTTTAGGGACATGTAAAATGGATTCTTTAATTGAAATTGCCCAAAATTCAGTTGTAGAAACTTCTAGTGCTAGAGCTGCGATGAAGGTCAGCAGCATGCCATCTAGTACGACAATGAACTTCGATGGAAGTATGCCTACCAACATTGACCAAGTTGTGAGGCCAACCGCTGATACTGGATTGTCAGATGCCAGGGATTTTAAAGCTGAAACATGTCATGAACAAGGCAGAAATCAGCCTGATAAAACCTGCATGGAAGTAGATAAAGATAAGAGTGGTGAGATTTTGGCCAACAACTTCTATCCGAGAGTGATTTCAACCAATGATTCTGAGCAGCCTGAGAGTGATGAAGCAAAGGAGGCTGGAAGTGACAAGCCAATGGTGGGCCTGGGAAAAAAGCAGATGGAAGAAAATGATGATCTTCTATCAGGGACCATGGAACTAACTTTTCAGGAAATTGCTAGTCAGAATGCGTTAACCAGCTCTTCAGTGTCTATGGTGCAGTCATTGCATAATGATTCAGAGCACTCTGAGGATGCTGGCATAAAGAAGGATGGCACTGATAAGGTAGCAGCGGGTAATGGAAACAGCCTGACTAAAGCAAATGATGTTGAATCAGAAACTATGGAACTGACTTTTCAGGAAAATGCTACTCTGAATAGGACAACAAGCTCCTCAGTGTCTATGGCGCAACTATTTCGTAGTGATTCTGAGCACTCTGAGAGTGATGACATGAAGAAGGATGAGAATAAGCTAGCAATTGGTCTTGGAAACAACCTGACTAAAGCAAATAATGAAGTTGAATCCGAGActatggaattcactcttcagcAAAATGCTAGTCAAGATGGGTTAGCTAGCTTTTCAGAGCCTATGGTGCAATCATTCCACAACTTTACTGGCATTCTTTCAGGATCAA GACAATGGTGA
- the LOC107820452 gene encoding metacaspase-3-like, producing the protein MDSRRCQCKYCSMKMSAPIGAQTISCPRCQSVTQLQPPRNNNGFANGVINNVMTAVNTGFSARPGRMNPNANNSRPQQFNMSPQISMRPPAVHGRKRAVLCGITYRGHSKSLKGSINDVLSMRYLLVQKLGFPNASVLVLTEDEKDPCKIPTKGNIRSALRWLVHGCQPGDSLVFHYSGHGTRVRDRDGDEVDGHDESLCPVDFETEGRILDDEINHTIVRPLPRGATLHGIIDTCFSGTFLDLPFMCRINRAGYFMWEDHRISTYKGTRGGTAISISACDDHQNSGDTTAFTGFPTGALTYSFIKTLEQETKLTYGRLLMSMHNKIHEAQKGVGMNGANETQEPQLSASEQFDIHSKMVAL; encoded by the exons ATGGACAGCAGGAGATGCCAATGCAAGTACTGCAGCATGAAAATGTCAGCTCCCATTGGAGCACAAACCATTTCCTGCCCAAGGTGCCAATCTGTTACACAACTCCAACCTCCAAGAAATAACAACGGCTTTGCCAATGGGGTTATTAACAATGTTATGACCGCAGTAAACACAGGGTTTTCAGCTAGGCCAGGAAGGATGAATCCAAATGCCAATAATTCTCGGCCTCAACAGTTCAACATGTCACCACAGATTAGTATGCGACCTCCAGCAGTGCATGGACGAAAACGAGCAGTACTCTGTGGGATTACCTACCGGGGGCATTCCAAGAGTCTGAAAGGAAGCATTAACGACGTTTTATCCATGAGATATCTTCTGGTTCAGAAGTTGGGTTTTCCCAATGCATCTGTACTTGTCCTTACAG AGGATGAGAAAGATCCATGCAAAATCCCAACCAAGGGCAATATCAGATCAGCTCTACGTTGGCTTGTTCATGGTTGTCAGCCAGGAGATTCACTGGTGTTCCACTACTCTGGCCATGGTACACGAGTACGTGACCGTGATGGTGATGAGGTTGATGGGCATGATGAATCACTATGCCCTGTCGATTTTGAGACTGAAGGAAGAATACTAGATGATGAGATTAATCATACCATTGTTAGGCCTTTACCCCGTGGAGCCACACTTCATGGCATAATTGATACTTGCTTCAGCGGAACCTTCCTTGATTTGCCATTTATGTGCAGAATAAACAG GGCGGGATACTTTATGTGGGAAGACCATCGTATCAGCACATACAAAGGCACCAGAGGAGGAACAGCAATCTCTATCAGTGCCTGTGATGATCATCAAAATTCTGGAGATACAACG GCTTTCACAGGATTTCCGACAGGTGCCCTGACATATAGTTTCATCAAAACATTGGAGCAAGAGACTAAATTGACTTATGGACGCTTACTTATGAGTATGCACAATAAGATTCATGAAGCACAGAAAGGAGTAGGCATGAATGGTGCAAATGAAACTCAG GAGCCTCAACTATCCGCATCTGAGCAGTTTGATATTCACTCGAAGATGGTGGCTTTATAG
- the LOC107820447 gene encoding metacaspase-3-like, translating into MDSRRCKCKWCGTKMSAPIGAQTISCPRCQSVTQLQPPRNNNGFAAGVINNIMGAVVNTGFPARLGRMNPTNANNCQPQLFNMSPQITMQPPAVHGRKRAVLCGITYRGHSKSLKGSINDVLSMRYLLVQKLGFPNASVLVLTEDEKDPCKIPTKGNIRSALRWLVHGCQPGDSLVFHYSGHGTRVRDRDGDEVDGNDESLCPVDFETEGRILDDEINNTIVRPLPCGATLHGIIDTCFSGTFLDLPFMCRINRAGHFMWEDHRISTYKGTRGGTAISISACDDHQNSGDTTAFTGFPTGALTYSFIKTLEQETKLTYGRLLMSMHNKIHEAQKGVGMNGANETQEPQLSASEQFDIHSKMVAL; encoded by the exons ATGGACAGCAGGAGATGTAAATGCAAGTGGTGCGGCACGAAAATGTCAGCTCCCATTGGAGCACAAACCATTTCCTGCCCAAGGTGCCAATCTGTTACACAACTCCAACCTCCAAGAAACAACAACGGCTTTGCCGCTGGGGTTATTAACAATATTATGGGTGCAGTAGTTAACACAGGGTTTCCAGCAAGGCTGGGAAGGATGAATCCAACAAATGCCAATAATTGTCAGCCTCAACTGTTCAACATGTCACCACAGATTACTATGCAACCTCCAGCGGTTCATGGACGAAAACGAGCGGTACTCTGTGGAATAACCTACCGTGGGCATTCCAAGAGTCTGAAAGGAAGCATTAACGACGTTTTATCCATGAGATATCTTCTGGTTCAGAAGTTGGGTTTCCCCAATGCATCTGTACTTGTCCTTACAG AGGATGAGAAAGATCCATGCAAAATCCCAACCAAGGGCAATATCAGATCAGCTCTACGTTGGCTTGTTCATGGTTGTCAGCCAGGAGATTCACTAGTGTTCCACTACTCTGGCCATGGCACACGAGTAAGAGACCGTGATGGCGATGAGGTTGATGGGAATGATGAATCACTATGCCCTGTTGATTTTGAGACTGAAGGAAGAATACTAGATGATGAGATTAATAATACCATTGTTAGGCCTTTACCCTGTGGAGCCACACTTCATGGCATAATTGATACTTGCTTCAGTGGAACTTTCCTGGATTTGCCGTTCATGTGCAGAATAAACAG GGCGGGACACTTCATGTGGGAAGACCATCGTATCAGCACATACAAAGGTACTAGAGGAGGAACAGCAATCTCTATCAGTGCCTGTGATGATCATCAAAATTCTGGAGATACAACA GCTTTCACAGGCTTTCCGACAGGTGCCCTGACATATAGTTTCATCAAAACATTGGAGCAAGAGACCAAATTGACTTACGGACGCTTACTTATGAGTATGCACAATAAGATTCATGAAGCACAGAAAGGAGTAGGCATGAATGGTGCAAATGAAACTCAG GAGCCTCAATTATCCGCGTCTGAGCAGTTTGATATTCACTCGAAGATGGTGGCTTTGTAG